A genomic segment from Spinacia oleracea cultivar Varoflay chromosome 3, BTI_SOV_V1, whole genome shotgun sequence encodes:
- the LOC110780323 gene encoding F-box/kelch-repeat protein At3g06240-like — MENRENPNPNISDDLLFTNILPRLPPKSLIRFKTVSKQWRSIISNPNFIESNLQLSKTNHQNSGILVRSLSKSSTTEGVLTLTSLSFDDFTTKDFNFDMSKIVHRYRDDHTLFVLGCCNGLLCFWLSARIICVWNPITNEYRRLPNPPVVYSHPGQCLSGFGYVPSLDDYKLVLLEFINVDDGNNLIRVYSYTLRCNEWELIRVVDDMFDSPFPDNPLYNYFCPQSGVILPNSKSHWVARQNYKTRDCNLILAFDLVTDTFNTVKVPEELLLQSGEPSMKRFLYCLSNIDDKLCIAAHGIRLGDCTDSLQVWKLERYGDSSSWNKFLWINGIESLKSLCSFLTSYMSRDGLTYLMYSNTKTGIYSFGGELCAEYLLFTVPYVESLISPFMTAEKGLFS; from the coding sequence ATGGAGAATAgagaaaaccctaaccctaatatATCCGATGATCTTTTGTTCACTAACATCCTCCCAAGACTACCACCAAAATCACTGATCCGATTCAAAACCGTTTCTAAACAATGGCGATCCATAAtctcaaaccctaatttcatcGAATCGAATCTTCAACTATCGAaaacaaatcatcaaaacaGTGGGATCTTGGTCCGATCTTTATCCAAGTCTTCAACAACAGAAGGGGTACTAACCCTAACCTCCCTATCTTTCGATGATTTCACCACAAAAGACTTTAATTTCGACATGTCGAAAATCGTACATCGTTATCGAGATGACCACACACTTTTTGTTCTTGGTTGTTGCAATGGATTACTCTGTTTCTGGCTAAGTGCTCGTATAATCTGTGTTTGGAACCCGATCACGAACGAATACCGAAGACTTCCTAACCCACCCGTGGTATACTCTCATCCCGGGCAGTGTCTTTCCGGGTTCGGGTACGTCCCTTCGTTAGACGACTATAAGCTAGTATTGTTAGAGTTCATCAATGTCGATGATGGAAATAACTTGATCCGGGTTTATTCTTACACGTTGAGGTGTAACGAGTGGGAGCTCATTCGGGTTGTTGATGATATGTTTGATTCGCCTTTCCCGGATAATCCGTTATACAACTACTTTTGTCCCCAATCCGGGGTCATTTTACCCAATTCGAAGTCACATTGGGTCGCCAGACAAAACTACAAAACCCGAGACTGTAACTTGATATTAGCTTTCGATTTGGTGACGGACACATTTAACACCGTAAAGGTGCCCGAAGAACTCTTGTTACAGAGTGGAGAACCATCGATGAAAAGGTTTCTTTATTGTTTGAGTAATATCGATGATAAGCTATGTATTGCTGCACATGGTATTCGTTTAGGGGACTGTACTGATTCCCTACAAGTGTGGAAGCTCGAACGGTACGGAGATTCGAGTTCTTGGAACAAGTTTTTATGGATTAATGGTATTGAAAGCCTTAAAAGTTTATGTAGCTTTCTTACTTCGTATATGTCTAGGGATGGTTTGACATATTTGATGTATTCGAACACGAAGACAGGCATATATAGTTTTGGAGGTGAACTCTGCGCAGAGTACTTACTATTCACAGTTCCGTATGTTGAAAGTCTTATTTCACCTTTTATGACAGCGGAAAAAGGTCTGTTTAGCTAG